Proteins encoded by one window of Rutidosis leptorrhynchoides isolate AG116_Rl617_1_P2 chromosome 7, CSIRO_AGI_Rlap_v1, whole genome shotgun sequence:
- the LOC139857222 gene encoding uncharacterized protein isoform X1, with amino-acid sequence MAGNSQCFVEWKEQFVSKERGKRVVHYFLKDIAGESVLAVVGTERSVRHMFYVVAEEFLKVNEPENSVNAGYRWRSRREVVNWLTSMLSKQHRQGEHFKSPKSDDISGVSVSYHSRNIKWRTPDIVWSGASWTCSKQLKHFPAFCRNGITIAIQSFVYVMAEEEKCHLAYLEDMYEDRKSQKKVKVRWFHHNQEVQGVITIKNPHPKEVFITPYAQVISVECVDGPAIVLTREHYEQYASILPEDLLTRVHLCLRQFKNNRVKPFKLSKLCGYVDQPVFSILETDLFDDDEFSQGDNVKLGVKRPRSFRGRQVAACDSSYMNVKYEILRRKLIPKCVKRRASYRPCFKVNEKIEMLCQDSGIRGCWFRCTVLKVNRRQLKVKYDDLKDEVGSGYLEEWVPAFRLVTMPDKLGTRCSVRSTVRPARTDHEAMFEFEVGSPVDAWWNDGWWEGVVTGLGESLDADVQVYVPSESLFLELHRNNIRVSRDWIGDHWVDLETKPNVLSLMPAISTSETKRDSIPSSSKEIPVPVDPPEPVDPEVHEEDKDPSSARDNNHGEKGERTSDKEGET; translated from the exons ATGGCTGGAAATAGTCAATGTTTTGTGGAGTGGAAAGAACAATTTGTTTCAAAAGAAAGGGGTAAAAGGGTGGTTCATTATTTCTTAAAAGATATAGCAGGAGAATCAGTATTAGCAGTTGTGGGTACAGAAAGGAGTGTTAGACATATGTTTTATGTGGTTGCTGAGGAGTTTTTAAAAGTCAACGAGCCTGAGAATTCGGTCAATGCGGGTTATAGATGGAGATCAAGGAGGGAGGTGGTGAATTGGCTTACATCTATGCTATCGAAGCAGCACCGACAAGGTGAACATTTCA AATCACCTAAAAGTGATGATATTTCGGGAGTTAGCGTTTCATATCACAGTCGAAATATAAAATGGAGGACACCAGACATAGTGTGGTCTGGTGCATCATGGACATGCAGTAAACAACTCAAACACTTCCCAGCCTTTTGCAGGAACGGGATTACTATAGcg ATACAATCATTTGTTTATGTTATGGCTGAAGAGGAAAAATGTCATCTTGCATATCTTGAAGATATGTATGAAGATCGAAAGAGTCAAAAGAAGGTCAAAGTGAGATGGTTTCACCACAATCAAGAAGTGCAAGGTGTCATTACTATTAAAAACCCTCATCCAAAGGAGGTTTTCATTACACCTTACGCACAAGTTATTAGTGTCGAATGTGTGGATGGGCCCGCCATCGTGTTGACCCGTGAACATTACGAGCAATACGCGTCTATACTTCCCGAAGATCTGTTAACCCGAGTGCATCTTTGTTTACGCCAATTTAAAAATAACCGTGTTAAACCGTTCAAATTGAGTAAATTGTGTGGGTATGTTGATCAACCCGTCTTTTCGATATTGGAAACGGATTTATTTGACGATGATGAATTTAGCCAGGGTGATAATGTTAAGTTGGGAGTTAAAAGACCTAGAAGTTTTAGAGGGAGACAAGTGGCGGCGTGTGATTCGTCGTACATGAATGTAAAGTATGAGATTTTGAGAAGAAAGCTCATCCCGAAGTGTGTGAAGAGACGGGCTTCATATAGACCGTGCTTTAAGGTTAACGAGAAGATAGAGATGTTGTGTCAAGATAGTGGTATTCGTGGATGTTGGTTTAGATGTACGGTGTTGAAGGTTAATCGAAGACAATTAAAAGTTAAGTATGACGATTTGAAAGATGAAGTAGGAAGTGGATATCTTGAG GAATGGGTCCCAGCTTTTAGATTAGTGACCATGCCCGATAAACTTGGCACGAGATGCTCGGTTCGGTCAACTGTGAGGCCTGCACGCACGGACCATGAAGCTATGTTTGAGTTTGAGGTTGGTTCCCCGGTTGATGCATGGTGGAATGATGGCTGGTGGGAAGGCGTCGTAACAGGGTTAGGTGAATCTTTGGATGCAGATGTTCAAGTTTATGTTCCCA GTGAAAGTTTGTTTCTTGAACTACACAGAAATAACATTAGGGTTTCAAGAGATTGGATTGGTGACCATTGGGTTGATCTCGAAACAAAGCCTAACGTTCTTTCTTTGATGCCTGCTATTAGTACAAGTGAAACCAAACGCGATAGTATACCTAGTTCATCTAAAGAAATACCTGTACCCGTTGACCCGCCTGAACCCGTTGACCCTGAGGTCCATGAGGAAGATAAAGACCCGAGTTCAGCACGTGACAATAACCATGGTGAAAAAGGCGAGCGTACAAGTGATAAAGAGGGGGAAACATGA
- the LOC139857222 gene encoding uncharacterized protein isoform X2: protein MAGNSQCFVEWKEQFVSKERGKRVVHYFLKDIAGESVLAVVGTERSVRHMFYVVAEEFLKVNEPENSVNAGYRWRSRREVVNWLTSMLSKQHRQESPKSDDISGVSVSYHSRNIKWRTPDIVWSGASWTCSKQLKHFPAFCRNGITIAIQSFVYVMAEEEKCHLAYLEDMYEDRKSQKKVKVRWFHHNQEVQGVITIKNPHPKEVFITPYAQVISVECVDGPAIVLTREHYEQYASILPEDLLTRVHLCLRQFKNNRVKPFKLSKLCGYVDQPVFSILETDLFDDDEFSQGDNVKLGVKRPRSFRGRQVAACDSSYMNVKYEILRRKLIPKCVKRRASYRPCFKVNEKIEMLCQDSGIRGCWFRCTVLKVNRRQLKVKYDDLKDEVGSGYLEEWVPAFRLVTMPDKLGTRCSVRSTVRPARTDHEAMFEFEVGSPVDAWWNDGWWEGVVTGLGESLDADVQVYVPSESLFLELHRNNIRVSRDWIGDHWVDLETKPNVLSLMPAISTSETKRDSIPSSSKEIPVPVDPPEPVDPEVHEEDKDPSSARDNNHGEKGERTSDKEGET from the exons ATGGCTGGAAATAGTCAATGTTTTGTGGAGTGGAAAGAACAATTTGTTTCAAAAGAAAGGGGTAAAAGGGTGGTTCATTATTTCTTAAAAGATATAGCAGGAGAATCAGTATTAGCAGTTGTGGGTACAGAAAGGAGTGTTAGACATATGTTTTATGTGGTTGCTGAGGAGTTTTTAAAAGTCAACGAGCCTGAGAATTCGGTCAATGCGGGTTATAGATGGAGATCAAGGAGGGAGGTGGTGAATTGGCTTACATCTATGCTATCGAAGCAGCACCGACAAG AATCACCTAAAAGTGATGATATTTCGGGAGTTAGCGTTTCATATCACAGTCGAAATATAAAATGGAGGACACCAGACATAGTGTGGTCTGGTGCATCATGGACATGCAGTAAACAACTCAAACACTTCCCAGCCTTTTGCAGGAACGGGATTACTATAGcg ATACAATCATTTGTTTATGTTATGGCTGAAGAGGAAAAATGTCATCTTGCATATCTTGAAGATATGTATGAAGATCGAAAGAGTCAAAAGAAGGTCAAAGTGAGATGGTTTCACCACAATCAAGAAGTGCAAGGTGTCATTACTATTAAAAACCCTCATCCAAAGGAGGTTTTCATTACACCTTACGCACAAGTTATTAGTGTCGAATGTGTGGATGGGCCCGCCATCGTGTTGACCCGTGAACATTACGAGCAATACGCGTCTATACTTCCCGAAGATCTGTTAACCCGAGTGCATCTTTGTTTACGCCAATTTAAAAATAACCGTGTTAAACCGTTCAAATTGAGTAAATTGTGTGGGTATGTTGATCAACCCGTCTTTTCGATATTGGAAACGGATTTATTTGACGATGATGAATTTAGCCAGGGTGATAATGTTAAGTTGGGAGTTAAAAGACCTAGAAGTTTTAGAGGGAGACAAGTGGCGGCGTGTGATTCGTCGTACATGAATGTAAAGTATGAGATTTTGAGAAGAAAGCTCATCCCGAAGTGTGTGAAGAGACGGGCTTCATATAGACCGTGCTTTAAGGTTAACGAGAAGATAGAGATGTTGTGTCAAGATAGTGGTATTCGTGGATGTTGGTTTAGATGTACGGTGTTGAAGGTTAATCGAAGACAATTAAAAGTTAAGTATGACGATTTGAAAGATGAAGTAGGAAGTGGATATCTTGAG GAATGGGTCCCAGCTTTTAGATTAGTGACCATGCCCGATAAACTTGGCACGAGATGCTCGGTTCGGTCAACTGTGAGGCCTGCACGCACGGACCATGAAGCTATGTTTGAGTTTGAGGTTGGTTCCCCGGTTGATGCATGGTGGAATGATGGCTGGTGGGAAGGCGTCGTAACAGGGTTAGGTGAATCTTTGGATGCAGATGTTCAAGTTTATGTTCCCA GTGAAAGTTTGTTTCTTGAACTACACAGAAATAACATTAGGGTTTCAAGAGATTGGATTGGTGACCATTGGGTTGATCTCGAAACAAAGCCTAACGTTCTTTCTTTGATGCCTGCTATTAGTACAAGTGAAACCAAACGCGATAGTATACCTAGTTCATCTAAAGAAATACCTGTACCCGTTGACCCGCCTGAACCCGTTGACCCTGAGGTCCATGAGGAAGATAAAGACCCGAGTTCAGCACGTGACAATAACCATGGTGAAAAAGGCGAGCGTACAAGTGATAAAGAGGGGGAAACATGA
- the LOC139857519 gene encoding serine acetyltransferase 1, chloroplastic-like has product MKNKVCKLTSILHHRLHSKSFNFLGSLPHFSTLRYTQTSFIHSPKQQYNELAVSVHDSRTQVLESKKIVTFFTPKSLDPFSRIPISKIHTKTTSKDVNDQNKHDDDLWLIMKDEARYDVNKEPILSNYYFTSILSHNTMESALSNHLSNKLSSSSLPSGTLHDLFMGVFKDDQEIINSVKDDLRAVKERDPACFSYVHCFLHFKGFLACQAHRVAHKLWLQNRKIVALLIQNRVSEVLALDIHPGAKIGSGILLDHATGVVIGETAVIGDNVSILHNVTLGGTGKSGGDRHPKIGNGVLIGAGTCVLGNIRIGQGAKIGAGSVVIKDVPDRTTAVGNPAKLIGGKNNPVKLDKIPSHTMDHTSHIEFYDYVV; this is encoded by the coding sequence ATGAAGAATAAGGTCTGTAAATTGACCTCAATTCTTCATCATCGTCTCCACTCTAAATCATTCAATTTCCTTGGATCCTTACCTCATTTCAGTACCTTACGATACACACAAACATCTTTCATTCATTCACCCAAACAACAATACAATGAATTGGCTGTTTCTGTTCATGATTCAAGAACACAAGTTCTTGAATCCAAAAAGATTGTTACTTTTTTCACACCCAAAAGTCTTGATCCATTTTCTAGGATACCCATCTCCAAGATTCACACAAAAACCACCTCTAAAGATGTAAATGATCAAAATAAACATGATGATGATTTGTGGTTAATAATGAAGGATGAAGCAAGATATGATGTTAATAAAGAACCTATCTTATCAAACTACTATTTCACTTCAATCTTATCTCATAATACCATGGAAAGTGCTTTGTCTAATCATCTTTCCAATAAACTAAGTAGTTCTAGTCTCCCAAGTGGGACCCTACATGATCTTTTCATGGGTGTGTTCAAAGATGATCAAGAAATTATTAATTCCGTTAAAGATGATTTAAGAGCTGTAAAAGAAAGAGATCCAGCATGTTTTAGCTATGTCCACTGTTTTTTGCACTTTAAAGGCTTCCTTGCTTGTCAAGCACATAGAGTGGCACACAAACTATGGctacaaaacagaaaaatagtagcACTTTTAATCCAAAATCGAGTTTCTGAAGTTTTAGCTTTGGATATTCATCCAGGAGCGAAAATCGGTAGTGGGATATTGCTTGATCATGCAACTGGAGTTGTGATAGGAGAAACTGCAGTTATCGGAGATAATGTGTCGATTTTGCATAATGTGACGTTGGGTGGGACCGGGAAGAGTGGCGGGGACCGGCATCCGAAGATTGGGAACGGGGTTTTGATTGGGGCGGGTACTTGTGTGTTGGGTAATATTAGGATCGGGCAGGGGGCGAAAATAGGGGCAGGGTCGGTTGTTATAAAAGATGTACCTGATAGAACCACTGCTGTTGGGAACCCTGCTAAGTTGATTGGAGGGAAAAATAATCCAGTTAAACTTGACAAGATTCCTAGTCATACTATGGATCATACTTCACATATTGAGTTTTATGATTATGTTGTTTAG
- the LOC139858155 gene encoding protein TRIGALACTOSYLDIACYLGLYCEROL 1, chloroplastic yields MQTASLHSLTLYLNHRKSSTKIINPIRIQPSQHLQLIKGVKNGLKLGKTKLFVTRSLNTGDGHPSAVYESQEIDTNNVPSHQEDILFSKWTPPRTLWRGLSIFVLAGQVIMRTLKGNIHWKNTLQQLDRVGPKSVGVCLLTSAFVGMAFTIQFVREFTRLGLNRAVGGVLALAFARELSPVITSIVVAGRIGSAFAAELGTMQVSEQTDTLRVLGSDPVDYLVTPRVIASCVALPFLTLICFTVGMASSALLADGVYGISINIIMDSAQRALKPWDIISAMIKSQVFGVIISVVSCAWGVTTMGGAKGVGESTTSAVVLSLVGIFIADFLLSYCFFQGAGDSLKNL; encoded by the exons ATGCAAACTGCTTCCCTTCATTCCCTAACCTTGTACCTTAATCACAG AAAAAGTTCTACGAAAATAATAAATCCAATTCGAATTCAACCTTCGCAGCATCTTCAATTGATCAAAGGAGTCAAGAATGGTCTGAAATTGGGGAAAACTAAGTTATTTGTAACCAGAAGCTTAAACACGGGTGATGGTCACCCGTCTGCTGTATACGAGTCTCAAGAAATTGACACAAACAACGTACCAAGTCATCAAGAGGATATATTATTCAGTAAGTGGACCCCTCCTCGAACGCTATGGCGAGGGTTGTCGATATTCGTCCTAGCTGGACAAGTGATAATGAGGACACTTAAAGGAAACATACATTGGAAAAACACTCTCCAACAGTTGGATAGAGTCGGACCAAAATCAGTTGGTGTTTGTCTTTTAACATCAGCTTTTGTTGGTATGGCTTTCACTATCCAATTTGTTAGAGAGTTTACACGATTAGGGCTAAACAGAGCTGTTGGTGGTGTACTAGCTTTAGCCTTTGCGCGAGAATTGAGTCCTGTAATTACTTCTATTGTGGTTGCAGGACGTATTGGTAGTGCGTTTGCTGCTGAGTTGGGAACTATGCAAGTTTCTGAACAAACTGATACCCTGCGTGTATTGGGTTCTGACCCGGTTGACTATTTGGTTACCCCACGGGTTATTGCATCTTGTGTTGCTCTACCTTTTTTGACATTAATATGTTTTACAGTCGGAATGGCGTCTAGTGCTCTTTTGGCTGACGGTGTTTAtggaattagtattaatattataatggATTCTGCTCAAAGGGCGCTTAAACCATGGGATATAATTAGTGCGATGATTAAGTCTCAAGTGTTTGGTGTGATCATATCGGTTGTGAGTTGTGCATGGGGTGTTACTACTATGGGAGGCGCAAAAGGTGTTGGAGAATCTACCACTTCAGCTGTCGTTTTATCTCTTGTTGGTATCTTTATAGCCGATTTCTTGCTTTCTTATTGCTTTTTTCAAGGAGCCGGCGATTCACTAAAAAACTTGTAA
- the LOC139858221 gene encoding cytochrome P450 71D11-like isoform X1 — MDLLFQIVFTFIIFMFMLLKLLKRPESQNSTPGLPPGPWKLPLIGSIHHLGSSLPHQRFKNLAGKYGPLMHLQLGELSVVVVSSPETAKQVMKTHDVNFADRPYLLANAIITGDAANISFSPHGDNWRRLRKICSQVLLSPTRVQSFGLTREQEVSNLIKAISEHIGEEINLGERIFSTTYGITAKLALGKKCKDQDAFIELVNEATAAAAGFNVSDLYPSSTLLPSLTGFKAKLENLHRRYDEILGSIIQEHKDKKVNADEDEDLVDVLMKFEENGDAEFPLAVGDIKAVIMDIFSGGSETSATTVEWAMTEMLKNPRILEKAQTEIRQVVNKRGTTDGACIQELEFLKMIIKETLRLHPSTPLLLPRESRERCEINGYQIPAKTKVIVNAWAIGRDSNWWKEPEKFDPERFVSSSVDFRGLNFEFIPFGAGRRVCPGMNFGLANVELQLIKLLYHFDWKLPDGITGENLDMTETFGVTVRKKASLNLVPTAYYPLPA; from the exons ATGGATCTTTTATTCCAAATTGTTTTCACTTTTATTATCTTTATGTTCATGTTACTAAAACTCTTGAAGCGGCCCGAATCACAGAATTCAACCCCCGGTCTACCTCCCGGGCCATGGAAGCTACCACTAATAGGAAGTATTCATCATCTAGGAAGTTCACTTCCTCATCAACGGTTCAAAAATTTGGCCGGCAAATATGGACCGTTGATGCACCTACAGCTTGGTGAACTTTCAGTAGTAGTAGTGTCATCACCTGAAACTGCAAAACAAGTCATGAAAACTCATGATGTAAACTTTGCTGATAGACCTTATCTTCTTGCAAACGCCATTATTACCGGCGATGCTGCAAATATAAGTTTTTCACCACATGGCGATAATTGGAGACGCCTTCGCAAGATTTGTTCTCAAGTGCTTTTGAGCCCGACACGTGTCCAATCATTTGGGTTGACCCGCGAACAAGAGGTCTCGAATTTAATAAAGGCTATTAGTGAACATATAGGTGAAGAGATCAATCTTGGTGAAAGGATATTTTCAACAACATATGGGATCACAGCCAAATTAGCATTGGGTAAGAAATGTAAAGATCAAGACGCGTTTATTGAACTGGTGAACGAAGCTACGGCTGCAGCTGCAGGATTTAATGTTTCAGATCTTTACCCTTCGTCTACTTTGCTTCCTTCATTAACGGGATTTAAGGCGAAGCTTGAGAATCTTCATAGGCGGTATGATGAGATACTTGGAAGTATCATTCAAGAACATAAGGACAAAAAGGTCAACGCTGATGAAGATGAAGATCTTGTAGACGTGCTTATGAAATTTGAGGAGAATGGTGATGCTGAATTTCCTTTAGCAGTTGGTGATATTAAAGCAGTTATCATG GACATCTTTTCTGGTGGGAGCGAAACTTCGGCTACAACAGTCGAATGGGCGATGACAGAAATGTTGAAGAACCCAAGAATATTGGAAAAAGCTCAAACCGAGATACGTCAAGTTGTCAATAAAAGAGGAACCACCGATGGAGCATGTATACAAGAATTAGAGTTCTTAAAAATGATTATTAAAGAAACTTTAAGACTACATCCTTCAACACCTTTGTTACTTCCTAGAGAAAGCAGGGAGAGATGCGAAATAAACGGGTACCAAATACCAGCCAAAACTAAAGTTATAGTCAACGCATGGGCCATAGGAAGAGATTCTAACTGGTGGAAAGAACCCGAGAAATTTGATCCAGAGAGATTTGTTAGTAGTTCAGTAGACTTCAGAGGACTCAACTTCGAGTTCATACCGTTTGGTGCAGGAAGACGAGTATGTCCTGGGATGAATTTCGGATTAGCAAATGTTGAGCTTCAGTTGATCAAATTGCTCTATCATTTTGACTGGAAACTGCCTGATGGAATAACAGGTGAAAACCTTGATATGACTGAAACATTTGGTGTGACTGTTAGAAAAAAAGCTAGCCTGAACTTAGTACCTACTGCTTACTATCCTTTGCCTGCATAG
- the LOC139858221 gene encoding cytochrome P450 71D9-like isoform X2 codes for MDLLFQIVFTFIIFMFMLLKLLKRPESQNSTPGLPPGPWKLPLIGSIHHLGSSLPHQRFKNLAGKYGPLMHLQLGELSVVVVSSPETAKQVMKTHDVNFADRPYLLANAIITGDAANISFSPHGDNWRRLRKICSQVLLSPTRVQSFGLTREQEVSNLIKAISEHIGEEINLGERIFSTTYGITAKLALGKKCKDQDAFIELVNEATAAAAGFNVSDLYPSSTLLPSLTGFKAKLENLHRRYDEILGSIIQEHKDKKVNADEDEDLVDVLMKFEENGDAEFPLAVGDIKAVIMDIFSGGSETSATTVEWAMTEMLKNPRILEKAQTEIRQVVNKRGTTDGACIQELEFLKMIIKETLRLHPSTPLLLPRESRERCEINGYQIPAKTKVIVNAWAIGRDSNWWKEPEKFDPERFVSSSVDFRGLNFEFIPFGAGRRVCPGMNFGLANVELQLIKLLYHFDWKLPDGITGLTQEPKTRHLQHKVVEL; via the exons ATGGATCTTTTATTCCAAATTGTTTTCACTTTTATTATCTTTATGTTCATGTTACTAAAACTCTTGAAGCGGCCCGAATCACAGAATTCAACCCCCGGTCTACCTCCCGGGCCATGGAAGCTACCACTAATAGGAAGTATTCATCATCTAGGAAGTTCACTTCCTCATCAACGGTTCAAAAATTTGGCCGGCAAATATGGACCGTTGATGCACCTACAGCTTGGTGAACTTTCAGTAGTAGTAGTGTCATCACCTGAAACTGCAAAACAAGTCATGAAAACTCATGATGTAAACTTTGCTGATAGACCTTATCTTCTTGCAAACGCCATTATTACCGGCGATGCTGCAAATATAAGTTTTTCACCACATGGCGATAATTGGAGACGCCTTCGCAAGATTTGTTCTCAAGTGCTTTTGAGCCCGACACGTGTCCAATCATTTGGGTTGACCCGCGAACAAGAGGTCTCGAATTTAATAAAGGCTATTAGTGAACATATAGGTGAAGAGATCAATCTTGGTGAAAGGATATTTTCAACAACATATGGGATCACAGCCAAATTAGCATTGGGTAAGAAATGTAAAGATCAAGACGCGTTTATTGAACTGGTGAACGAAGCTACGGCTGCAGCTGCAGGATTTAATGTTTCAGATCTTTACCCTTCGTCTACTTTGCTTCCTTCATTAACGGGATTTAAGGCGAAGCTTGAGAATCTTCATAGGCGGTATGATGAGATACTTGGAAGTATCATTCAAGAACATAAGGACAAAAAGGTCAACGCTGATGAAGATGAAGATCTTGTAGACGTGCTTATGAAATTTGAGGAGAATGGTGATGCTGAATTTCCTTTAGCAGTTGGTGATATTAAAGCAGTTATCATG GACATCTTTTCTGGTGGGAGCGAAACTTCGGCTACAACAGTCGAATGGGCGATGACAGAAATGTTGAAGAACCCAAGAATATTGGAAAAAGCTCAAACCGAGATACGTCAAGTTGTCAATAAAAGAGGAACCACCGATGGAGCATGTATACAAGAATTAGAGTTCTTAAAAATGATTATTAAAGAAACTTTAAGACTACATCCTTCAACACCTTTGTTACTTCCTAGAGAAAGCAGGGAGAGATGCGAAATAAACGGGTACCAAATACCAGCCAAAACTAAAGTTATAGTCAACGCATGGGCCATAGGAAGAGATTCTAACTGGTGGAAAGAACCCGAGAAATTTGATCCAGAGAGATTTGTTAGTAGTTCAGTAGACTTCAGAGGACTCAACTTCGAGTTCATACCGTTTGGTGCAGGAAGACGAGTATGTCCTGGGATGAATTTCGGATTAGCAAATGTTGAGCTTCAGTTGATCAAATTGCTCTATCATTTTGACTGGAAACTGCCTGATGGAATAACAG GACTTACACAAGAGCCTAAAACGCGACACCTTCAGCACAAAGTTGTAGAGCTCTGA